A window of the Vibrio ostreae genome harbors these coding sequences:
- the ureC gene encoding urease subunit alpha: MAQISRQAYADMYGPTVGDRVRLADTDLIIEVEQDFTVYGDEVKFGGGKVIRDGMGQGQKCRADVVDCVITNALIVDHWGIVKADIGIKDGRIHAIGKAGNSDIQPQVTIHIGASTEVIAGEGHIVTAGAIDAHIHFICPQQIEEALMSGTTTMIGGGTGPATGTNATTCTPGAWNMAQMLRSTDLLPMNFGFLAKGNASLPEPLIEQVEAGACGFKLHEDWGTTPAAIDNCLSVAEQYDVQVAIHTDTLNESGFVEDTIAAFKGRTIHTYHTEGAGGGHAPDIIVACSQPNVLPSSTNPTRPYTVNTIDEHLDMLMVCHHLDPNIPEDVAFADSRIRKETIAAEDILHDLGAFSMIASDSQAMGRVGEVICRTWQTAHKMKVQRGLLEQDRELGADNFRVKRFIAKYTINPALAHGIDHMVGSLEVGKLADIVLWKPAFFGIKPALILKGGFIAAAPMGDANASIPTPQPVHYRYMFGGFGQAAAATSVTFTSQAAIDGELRSRLNLSRELVACRNCRSVTKHDMVHNSYMPNITVDPQTYEVRADGQLLTCDPATELPLAQRYCLF; this comes from the coding sequence ATGGCACAGATAAGTCGGCAGGCTTACGCCGATATGTACGGACCCACGGTCGGTGACCGGGTGCGACTGGCGGATACCGATCTGATCATTGAGGTTGAACAGGACTTCACCGTCTATGGCGATGAGGTCAAATTTGGCGGCGGCAAGGTGATTCGTGACGGCATGGGGCAGGGGCAGAAATGCCGTGCTGACGTGGTGGATTGCGTGATCACCAATGCGCTGATTGTCGATCACTGGGGGATTGTCAAAGCCGATATCGGCATCAAAGACGGCCGTATCCATGCGATTGGCAAAGCTGGCAACAGCGATATTCAGCCGCAGGTGACCATTCATATCGGCGCCAGTACGGAAGTGATCGCCGGGGAAGGTCACATTGTCACCGCCGGTGCGATTGACGCCCATATTCACTTTATCTGTCCGCAGCAGATAGAAGAAGCGCTGATGTCGGGCACCACCACCATGATTGGCGGCGGTACCGGCCCAGCCACGGGAACCAATGCGACCACCTGTACGCCGGGGGCGTGGAATATGGCGCAGATGCTGCGCAGTACCGACCTGCTGCCGATGAACTTCGGCTTTCTTGCCAAAGGCAATGCCAGCCTGCCGGAGCCGCTGATTGAGCAGGTTGAAGCCGGCGCATGCGGCTTTAAACTGCATGAGGACTGGGGCACCACGCCCGCTGCGATTGATAACTGCCTGAGCGTCGCTGAACAGTATGATGTGCAGGTGGCTATCCATACCGATACGCTCAACGAGTCCGGTTTTGTTGAAGACACCATTGCGGCATTCAAAGGCCGTACCATACATACCTATCACACCGAAGGTGCAGGCGGCGGTCACGCGCCGGATATCATCGTGGCCTGCAGTCAGCCGAACGTGTTGCCGTCATCGACCAACCCGACCCGGCCTTATACCGTTAACACCATTGATGAGCACCTCGACATGTTGATGGTATGCCACCATCTGGACCCCAATATTCCGGAAGACGTAGCGTTTGCCGATTCGCGCATCCGCAAAGAGACGATTGCCGCCGAAGACATTCTGCATGATCTGGGTGCGTTTTCGATGATCGCCTCAGACTCGCAGGCGATGGGGCGGGTTGGGGAAGTGATCTGCCGCACCTGGCAGACCGCCCACAAAATGAAAGTGCAGCGTGGCCTGCTGGAGCAGGATCGGGAGCTGGGCGCGGATAACTTCCGGGTCAAACGCTTTATCGCCAAATACACCATTAACCCGGCGCTGGCGCATGGCATCGACCATATGGTCGGTTCACTCGAAGTGGGCAAGCTGGCCGATATCGTGCTGTGGAAGCCGGCTTTCTTCGGTATCAAGCCCGCGCTGATCCTTAAAGGCGGCTTTATTGCGGCCGCGCCGATGGGCGATGCGAATGCCTCTATTCCGACGCCGCAACCGGTTCATTACCGTTACATGTTCGGCGGTTTTGGTCAGGCCGCGGCCGCCACTTCGGTGACCTTTACCAGTCAGGCTGCGATTGATGGTGAACTGCGCAGCCGCCTTAATCTGAGCCGTGAGCTGGTGGCGTGTCGCAACTGTCGCAGCGTCACCAAACACGACATGGTGCATAACAGCTACATGCCGAATATTACGGTCGATCCGCAAACCTATGAAGTGCGTGCCGACGGCCAGTTGTTGACCTGCGACCCGGCCACTGAACTGCCGCTCGCACAACGTTATTGTTTATTTTAA
- the ureE gene encoding urease accessory protein UreE translates to MFRVIRRIADAEHQSPVQVADQVMLPFDVRQKGRFRTQSAQGHDVGVFLERGEVLQSGDHLLTECGQRFAVVAEQEAVIEASCSDWQVFARACYHMGNRHVPMQIGERWLRFQPDHVLQEMLELLGMACRAMTEEFSPENGAYHGRGGHTHGGHSHGHAHSHDHSLNPNHRHDHHHSHSDHQHEEHNH, encoded by the coding sequence ATGTTTCGTGTGATAAGACGCATAGCGGATGCTGAGCATCAATCTCCCGTACAGGTGGCTGATCAGGTCATGCTGCCGTTTGATGTGCGCCAGAAAGGCCGCTTTCGCACCCAGAGTGCGCAGGGGCATGATGTTGGTGTATTTCTGGAGCGTGGCGAAGTGCTGCAAAGCGGCGATCATCTGCTGACCGAATGCGGGCAGAGATTCGCCGTCGTGGCAGAACAGGAGGCGGTGATTGAAGCCAGTTGCAGTGACTGGCAGGTATTTGCGCGCGCCTGTTACCACATGGGTAACCGGCATGTGCCGATGCAAATTGGTGAGCGCTGGCTGCGTTTTCAGCCCGATCACGTGTTGCAGGAAATGCTGGAATTGCTTGGTATGGCGTGCCGCGCGATGACAGAGGAATTCAGTCCGGAAAACGGGGCTTACCATGGTCGCGGCGGGCACACTCACGGCGGACACAGTCACGGCCATGCTCACAGTCATGACCATAGCCTCAATCCAAATCATCGTCATGATCACCATCATTCACACAGTGATCATCAGCATGAGGAGCACAACCATTGA
- a CDS encoding urease accessory protein UreF translates to MKTQALLSLLHLSSPSLPIGAFAYSQGLESAIEHQLVTNEQSLMAWLEPLLAQGQASLDIPMLARCYHAWQQHDLAALQHWQQILLAYRETAELVKEEQILGQTLCRLLTSLEVELPAEARQMSYLPLYAKAAHHFGLDLEQAVVGWLWSWLENQITVACKAIPLGQTAAQKVLLAMMPKFESAIDRGLSLDDASVGLTLQRFAMLSSWHETQYSRLFRS, encoded by the coding sequence ATGAAGACCCAGGCACTGCTTTCGCTGCTGCATCTGAGCAGTCCGAGCCTGCCGATTGGTGCGTTTGCTTACAGTCAGGGGCTGGAGAGTGCCATTGAGCACCAGCTGGTCACCAATGAGCAAAGCCTGATGGCCTGGCTGGAGCCGCTGTTGGCGCAGGGTCAGGCCAGTCTGGATATTCCCATGCTGGCACGTTGCTACCATGCGTGGCAACAGCACGACCTGGCTGCGTTGCAACACTGGCAACAGATCTTGCTGGCTTATCGTGAGACGGCGGAGCTGGTGAAAGAAGAGCAGATCCTCGGTCAGACTTTATGCCGCTTGCTGACCAGCCTGGAGGTTGAACTGCCTGCTGAGGCACGGCAGATGAGTTACCTGCCGCTATACGCCAAGGCCGCACACCATTTTGGCCTCGATCTGGAGCAGGCGGTGGTGGGCTGGCTCTGGTCCTGGCTGGAAAATCAGATCACGGTGGCGTGTAAAGCCATTCCACTTGGCCAGACGGCCGCACAAAAGGTGCTGCTGGCGATGATGCCGAAATTCGAGTCGGCGATAGACAGGGGCCTGTCACTGGATGACGCCTCGGTCGGCTTAACCCTGCAACGTTTTGCCATGCTCAGCAGCTGGCATGAGACGCAGTATTCAAGATTATTCAGGAGTTAA
- the ureG gene encoding urease accessory protein UreG: MSTQCLRVGVGGPVGSGKTALLRQLCLAMREHYNLAVVTNDIYTKEDAEFLLRHQALEADRILGVETGGCPHTAIREDASMNLAAIDELQARHAGLELVLVESGGDNLSATFSPELSDLTLYVIDVCAGDKIPRKGGPGITKSDLLIINKTDLAPMVNASLEVMDRDAKKMRGEKPFVFTNLMRGDGLKTVIDFIVRQGMLAQRDVKVTVTE, from the coding sequence ATGAGTACACAATGCTTACGAGTCGGGGTCGGTGGCCCGGTCGGTTCAGGTAAAACCGCGCTGCTGCGCCAGTTGTGTCTGGCGATGCGCGAACACTACAACCTGGCGGTGGTCACCAATGATATTTACACCAAGGAAGATGCGGAATTTCTGCTGCGTCATCAGGCTCTGGAAGCGGACCGCATTCTTGGGGTGGAAACCGGCGGTTGTCCGCACACGGCGATTCGTGAAGATGCGTCGATGAACCTGGCGGCGATTGATGAACTGCAGGCGCGTCACGCCGGGTTGGAACTGGTACTGGTGGAAAGTGGTGGCGATAACCTCAGTGCGACGTTCAGCCCTGAGCTGTCGGATCTGACCCTGTATGTGATTGATGTGTGCGCCGGGGATAAAATTCCGCGCAAAGGCGGGCCGGGGATCACCAAATCGGATTTGCTGATCATTAATAAAACCGATTTGGCGCCGATGGTGAATGCTTCACTGGAGGTGATGGATCGGGATGCGAAAAAAATGCGCGGCGAAAAACCGTTTGTATTTACCAACTTGATGCGTGGTGACGGGCTGAAAACCGTGATCGATTTTATTGTCCGCCAGGGAATGCTGGCTCAGCGTGACGTCAAGGTCACGGTTACCGAATAA
- a CDS encoding HupE/UreJ family protein, with product MKVTKLMMAASGLLASPAVWAHPGHDTTASFAHGFMHPLTGADHLLALLLIGMFAAPYGWKTASKAIGVVLGALAMGFVAGIEWVNTSHIETVVMASLVLLPLALIAMRRSALQALALAAVALFSACHGIVQGAESQGALLQYALGTLLASGVVIVASLLVSKAVRRAVLATRQFSRR from the coding sequence ATGAAAGTAACCAAATTAATGATGGCCGCGAGCGGATTGCTGGCCAGTCCTGCGGTCTGGGCTCATCCGGGCCATGACACCACGGCCAGTTTTGCACACGGCTTCATGCATCCGCTGACCGGCGCCGATCATCTGCTGGCGTTGCTGCTGATTGGCATGTTTGCCGCACCTTACGGCTGGAAGACCGCGTCTAAAGCGATTGGTGTGGTACTGGGCGCACTAGCGATGGGTTTTGTGGCCGGCATTGAGTGGGTTAATACCAGCCATATCGAAACGGTGGTGATGGCATCGCTGGTTCTGCTGCCATTGGCTCTGATTGCGATGCGCCGTTCTGCGTTGCAGGCGCTGGCGCTGGCCGCGGTGGCGCTGTTCAGTGCCTGTCACGGTATCGTGCAGGGCGCTGAGTCTCAGGGGGCCTTGCTGCAATATGCCCTGGGCACGCTGCTGGCGAGCGGCGTAGTGATTGTTGCCAGCCTGCTGGTGAGTAAAGCGGTGCGCCGTGCAGTGCTTGCTACCCGTCAGTTCAGCCGGCGTTAG
- a CDS encoding pirin family protein, whose protein sequence is MIEVRAAAARGRANFGWLDSKHTFSFGHYYDPAHMGFSELRVINDDQVTPGAGFDTHGHRDMEIISYVLEGTIAHKDSAGNVKTLPAGEFQLMSAGRGIHHSEFNASNSDTLKFLQIWIQPDTLGGEPGYQQKDFGQEPGLTTIATPTGENGTLHIKQDVTLHQLILLPGTDLHLDVAPGRRIYIHQIDSELNVNDVVLTPGDGAKISAESELQLRNASDVAVKALVFDLP, encoded by the coding sequence ATGATTGAAGTAAGAGCGGCAGCAGCGCGTGGCCGGGCAAATTTTGGCTGGCTGGACAGTAAACATACCTTCTCGTTTGGCCACTATTACGATCCGGCGCACATGGGCTTTTCCGAGCTGCGCGTCATCAATGATGACCAAGTGACGCCTGGCGCGGGCTTCGATACCCATGGTCACCGAGACATGGAAATCATCAGTTATGTGCTGGAGGGCACCATCGCCCATAAAGACAGTGCCGGCAATGTGAAAACCCTGCCGGCCGGTGAATTTCAGCTGATGTCGGCCGGGCGCGGAATTCACCACAGTGAATTCAATGCTTCCAACAGCGATACGCTGAAATTTCTGCAAATCTGGATTCAGCCTGATACGCTGGGCGGCGAGCCGGGTTACCAGCAGAAAGATTTCGGACAGGAGCCGGGGCTGACCACCATTGCCACGCCAACGGGTGAAAATGGCACGCTGCACATCAAACAGGATGTAACCCTGCACCAGCTAATCCTGCTGCCAGGCACTGATTTACATCTGGATGTAGCGCCGGGTCGCCGGATTTATATCCATCAGATAGACAGCGAACTGAACGTCAACGACGTCGTGCTCACGCCGGGCGATGGCGCGAAAATCAGCGCCGAAAGCGAGCTGCAGCTGCGTAACGCCAGCGATGTTGCGGTCAAAGCTCTGGTGTTTGATCTGCCATAA
- the thiE gene encoding thiamine phosphate synthase, which translates to MSDYRLYLVTDDQQDLTNLCQVVKQAVRGGVTMVQIREKHGDVRAFIQRAEAIKQLLSGTGVPLIINDRVDVALAVDADGVHLGQSDMPATIARQLLGADKLLGLSVENEQQFQAAHQLPVDYLGLSAIFATPTKTDTVKHWGLEGLTWAMQHTRLPLVAIGGLNQGNLARVAATGVDGVALVSAISHASQPEQAARALRDLIDAHSPHKVIANN; encoded by the coding sequence ATGAGTGACTATCGTTTATACCTGGTCACCGATGACCAGCAGGATCTCACCAACTTATGTCAGGTGGTAAAGCAAGCCGTACGTGGCGGGGTAACCATGGTGCAGATCCGTGAAAAACATGGTGATGTACGCGCCTTTATCCAACGCGCTGAAGCGATAAAACAGCTCCTGAGCGGTACAGGGGTGCCGCTGATCATCAACGACCGGGTCGATGTCGCCCTGGCTGTTGATGCTGACGGTGTGCACCTCGGGCAAAGCGATATGCCCGCCACCATCGCCCGCCAGTTGCTGGGAGCGGATAAACTCCTTGGACTGTCGGTCGAAAATGAGCAGCAGTTTCAGGCGGCTCATCAGTTACCGGTCGACTACCTGGGGTTAAGTGCGATTTTTGCCACCCCGACCAAAACCGATACAGTCAAACATTGGGGGCTGGAAGGACTGACCTGGGCGATGCAGCACACCCGCCTGCCGCTGGTGGCGATCGGAGGTCTTAATCAGGGAAACCTTGCCCGTGTGGCCGCGACCGGCGTAGACGGCGTTGCTCTGGTATCGGCGATCAGCCATGCCAGCCAACCTGAACAGGCCGCCAGAGCATTGCGTGACTTGATTGATGCACATTCCCCGCACAAAGTCATTGCAAATAATTGA
- the thiM gene encoding hydroxyethylthiazole kinase yields the protein MNIELIARTFQALRANQPLVVSITNYVVMNNSANALLAVGASPIMAHSRREMDELIEIAGALVINIGTLDEIWIERMAFAIDAANRHHKPVILDPVGCGASRLRTETSRRFAAQAERLIIRANASEIMALAGSDTQGQGVDARDASHSAISAGQQLARQYHASVVISGAQDFIISGDQVAQLSNGDAMMPKVTGMGCSLSALTGACAACGDLSGLSAAAIMGVAGELAAQQAQGPGSLQLALLDTLHLLDENTLIDRVKLQTMPHPTDPKAFEL from the coding sequence ATGAATATTGAGCTTATCGCGCGCACCTTTCAGGCCCTGCGCGCCAATCAGCCATTGGTAGTCAGCATTACCAATTATGTAGTGATGAACAACAGTGCCAATGCGTTGCTGGCCGTCGGCGCGTCTCCGATCATGGCCCATTCACGCCGCGAAATGGATGAACTGATAGAGATTGCCGGAGCGCTGGTCATTAATATTGGCACCCTGGATGAAATCTGGATTGAGCGCATGGCATTTGCCATTGATGCAGCCAACCGTCACCACAAACCCGTCATCCTGGATCCGGTCGGCTGCGGCGCCAGTCGGTTACGTACAGAAACCTCACGTCGTTTTGCCGCTCAGGCAGAGCGGCTAATCATCCGTGCCAATGCTTCAGAAATCATGGCGCTGGCCGGTAGTGATACACAGGGGCAAGGGGTGGATGCCAGAGATGCCAGCCACAGCGCCATCTCCGCCGGGCAACAACTCGCAAGGCAATACCATGCCAGCGTGGTCATTTCCGGCGCGCAGGATTTTATCATCAGCGGCGATCAAGTCGCACAGCTGAGTAACGGCGACGCCATGATGCCCAAAGTGACCGGGATGGGATGCAGCCTGAGTGCTTTAACCGGCGCCTGCGCGGCATGTGGTGATCTGAGTGGTCTGAGCGCCGCAGCCATCATGGGTGTCGCCGGCGAACTGGCGGCTCAGCAGGCTCAAGGGCCGGGCAGCCTGCAGCTTGCCCTGCTCGATACGCTACACCTGCTGGATGAAAACACCTTAATCGACAGAGTAAAGCTGCAAACTATGCCGCATCCAACTGACCCGAAGGCATTCGAACTATGA